A stretch of the Arthrobacter stackebrandtii genome encodes the following:
- a CDS encoding carbohydrate ABC transporter permease, whose amino-acid sequence MTTVNRRSTLHRREQRTALAFVALPVIGFAVFAVFPLLFSVYASFTEWNGISAPVFTGLANFQAMMVDPYFWQAMWNTLFMMIGIPVGLCLSLLLALALNRKMRGTTFFRTVYYVPVISSIAAIAIMWQWAFNGDFGLINQALALIGIDGPNWLANTATVKPAIIMMSVWKGLGYSMLLYLAALQSVPRHLYEAAALDGAGVLAQFRNVTLPMLRPVTFFLVVTSIIGGSQIFIEINIMTPTGGPEFGSASIVWYIWQKAFNYLQMGYATSMSLVLGLIVFAVTAIQFRLNRRNQFSID is encoded by the coding sequence GTGACAACCGTCAACCGCCGGTCTACCTTGCACCGCAGGGAGCAGCGCACGGCGCTGGCCTTTGTGGCACTGCCCGTCATCGGGTTCGCGGTGTTCGCCGTCTTTCCCCTGCTGTTCTCGGTGTATGCCTCATTCACCGAGTGGAACGGCATCTCCGCACCCGTGTTTACCGGGCTCGCCAACTTCCAGGCCATGATGGTTGACCCCTACTTCTGGCAGGCCATGTGGAACACGCTCTTCATGATGATCGGCATCCCCGTCGGCCTGTGCCTTTCCCTCCTGCTGGCGCTGGCCCTCAACCGGAAAATGCGGGGCACCACGTTTTTCCGCACCGTCTATTACGTGCCGGTCATCTCCTCGATCGCAGCCATCGCCATCATGTGGCAGTGGGCGTTCAACGGGGATTTTGGCCTCATCAACCAGGCCCTGGCGCTCATCGGGATCGACGGGCCCAACTGGCTGGCCAACACGGCCACCGTCAAGCCGGCCATCATCATGATGAGCGTGTGGAAGGGGCTGGGCTACTCGATGCTGCTGTACCTGGCGGCCCTGCAGTCAGTGCCGCGGCATCTCTACGAAGCCGCGGCGCTGGACGGGGCAGGGGTGCTGGCGCAGTTCCGCAACGTGACGCTTCCCATGCTGCGCCCCGTCACATTCTTCCTGGTTGTCACCTCGATCATTGGCGGCTCGCAGATCTTCATCGAAATCAACATCATGACGCCCACGGGGGGTCCCGAGTTCGGCTCGGCCTCGATCGTTTGGTACATCTGGCAAAAGGCTTTCAACTACCTGCAGATGGGCTACGCCACCTCCATGTCGCTGGTCCTGGGCCTGATCGTCTTTGCCGTCACCGCCATCCAATTCCGGCTCAACCGCCGCAACCAGTTCTCCATTGACTGA
- a CDS encoding carbohydrate ABC transporter permease, with protein sequence MSISPTTSAPPNASTGPAERSLPRLPDRRRASERSGRDKRRRTGNIVVAVLLSAGAFIMLAPLAWTFSTSLKTHEAVFALPPQWIPDPAVWENYIRVWSAGPLWSGIKNSLIVACSVTVVGTVASSLAAFAFAKMRLPAKNVIFLALLTGMMIPFPTMMIPQFMMFASIGWVDTLWPLIVPGLFGNIVMIFFLKQYLDSVPDSIIEAAKLDGASFLQIFAKLIFPIIKPAMAAQFILWFMAVWNDYLAPILYLNSPENQTLQLVIASFNATYATQTDYPLIMAASFIALLPVLLVFVIFQRQIIESVALTGAKG encoded by the coding sequence ATGAGCATTTCACCAACCACTTCCGCGCCCCCAAACGCAAGCACGGGCCCGGCGGAACGGTCCCTGCCCAGGCTGCCGGACCGCCGTCGGGCATCCGAAAGATCAGGCCGCGACAAGCGCAGGCGCACTGGAAACATTGTGGTGGCCGTCCTGCTGTCGGCGGGTGCCTTCATCATGCTGGCGCCCCTGGCCTGGACCTTTTCCACCTCGCTGAAGACCCACGAGGCAGTCTTTGCGCTGCCGCCGCAGTGGATCCCCGACCCGGCGGTGTGGGAGAACTACATCAGGGTGTGGTCGGCGGGCCCGCTGTGGAGCGGCATCAAGAACAGCCTGATCGTGGCCTGCTCGGTGACGGTCGTGGGCACGGTGGCGTCATCGCTTGCCGCCTTTGCCTTCGCGAAGATGCGCCTGCCGGCCAAGAACGTGATCTTCCTGGCGCTGCTGACCGGGATGATGATCCCGTTCCCGACCATGATGATTCCGCAATTCATGATGTTCGCCTCGATCGGCTGGGTTGACACGTTGTGGCCGCTGATCGTGCCGGGGCTGTTTGGCAACATCGTGATGATCTTCTTCCTCAAGCAGTACCTGGATTCGGTCCCGGACTCCATCATCGAGGCTGCCAAGCTGGATGGCGCGTCCTTCCTGCAGATCTTCGCCAAGCTGATCTTCCCCATCATCAAGCCGGCCATGGCGGCCCAGTTCATCCTGTGGTTCATGGCCGTGTGGAACGACTACCTGGCGCCGATCCTCTACCTGAACTCGCCCGAAAACCAGACCCTGCAGCTGGTCATCGCCAGCTTCAACGCCACCTATGCCACGCAGACCGACTACCCGCTCATCATGGCGGCGTCGTTCATCGCGCTGCTGCCGGTGCTGCTGGTGTTTGTCATCTTCCAACGCCAGATCATCGAATCGGTCGCCTTGACGGGGGCCAAGGGATGA
- a CDS encoding arabinan endo-1,5-alpha-L-arabinosidase, whose amino-acid sequence MSTTAYDPAQVRTWGARNAHDPTVVRGADGHWYMFSTDAGAGAAESAAPAGVHMRRSADLITWEFTGTALAGVPAEAAAWSGAGGLWAPEVVRWPAAGGETRWHMYYSASTFGSNTSAIGLATAPGPAGPWTHQGLVVATRAGTDAQNAIDAAVTFDAGGRPWLTYGSFFAGIHTLQLSLADGMPESPGDKGVLIARRDASVEGSVEGACVLHRPDTGQYILFASYGSLFSTYNIRVAVADSITGPYRDALGSSLTDAALPPWRAGTKVLGSWQFKGGPAWTAPGHNSVLVEEGPAGPEFFMVHHVRFAETAADPAIEHTAQLRRMFFTADGWPVVSPHTFHGAGSEILPAPEAVAGRWRAVQFRPETEQPARDVAGTITVASGPAAIAGEPVQCRLVLAVDGGPAGCGGTGGTGSGSGSGAGVELDAVVFGSWDDTRGETLLSFSGIDSDGTAWFGSKGGNHV is encoded by the coding sequence ATGAGCACGACGGCGTACGACCCCGCCCAGGTGCGCACCTGGGGAGCCCGGAATGCGCACGACCCCACCGTGGTGCGCGGCGCCGACGGGCATTGGTACATGTTCAGCACCGATGCGGGGGCCGGCGCAGCCGAGTCCGCAGCGCCGGCCGGCGTGCACATGCGCCGCTCGGCGGACCTGATCACTTGGGAATTCACGGGCACGGCCCTGGCCGGCGTCCCCGCCGAGGCTGCGGCCTGGTCGGGGGCGGGCGGCCTGTGGGCGCCGGAAGTGGTGCGCTGGCCCGCGGCCGGCGGCGAGACGCGCTGGCACATGTACTATTCGGCGTCCACTTTCGGCTCAAACACCTCGGCGATCGGGCTGGCCACGGCGCCGGGCCCGGCCGGGCCCTGGACCCACCAGGGCCTGGTGGTCGCCACCCGGGCAGGCACGGACGCACAAAACGCGATCGATGCCGCCGTCACCTTTGACGCCGGCGGCCGGCCCTGGCTGACGTATGGCTCCTTCTTTGCCGGGATCCACACGCTGCAACTGTCCCTCGCCGACGGCATGCCCGAATCACCTGGCGACAAGGGCGTCCTGATCGCCCGGCGCGACGCCTCCGTGGAGGGATCGGTGGAAGGCGCCTGCGTGCTGCACCGTCCGGACACCGGACAGTACATCCTGTTTGCCTCGTACGGTTCCCTCTTCTCCACCTACAACATCCGTGTGGCAGTGGCGGACTCCATCACGGGCCCGTACCGGGATGCGCTGGGAAGTTCCTTGACGGATGCGGCCCTGCCGCCGTGGCGGGCCGGCACCAAGGTGCTGGGCAGCTGGCAGTTCAAGGGCGGGCCCGCCTGGACCGCGCCGGGCCACAACTCGGTACTGGTGGAGGAGGGGCCGGCCGGGCCCGAGTTCTTCATGGTCCACCACGTCCGCTTTGCCGAGACCGCCGCGGATCCGGCCATTGAGCACACGGCCCAGTTGCGGCGCATGTTCTTCACAGCCGACGGCTGGCCCGTGGTCTCGCCCCACACCTTCCACGGTGCGGGCAGCGAAATCCTGCCCGCACCCGAGGCCGTCGCCGGCCGGTGGCGCGCCGTGCAGTTCCGTCCCGAAACTGAGCAGCCGGCCCGGGACGTGGCGGGCACGATCACGGTGGCCTCCGGCCCCGCGGCCATAGCCGGGGAGCCTGTGCAGTGCCGCCTGGTCCTGGCTGTCGACGGCGGTCCGGCTGGGTGTGGCGGCACGGGTGGCACCGGGTCCGGGTCCGGGTCCGGAGCCGGGGTGGAACTGGACGCCGTCGTGTTTGGTTCGTGGGATGACACCCGCGGCGAAACATTGCTGTCCTTCTCCGGCATTGACAGCGACGGCACGGCCTGGTTCGGCAGCAAGGGAGGCAACCATGTATGA
- a CDS encoding YesL family protein, with the protein MYDHETGWAGRVMGWLRALLNLVLVNLLFVAGTAAGLLVLGFFPAAVAAQHVLAGMRGGCRGQQVAREFAQEYLAQFRRANLVGAPFWGVGLLLFLDAGALASGHLSGPGTAVLAALLPALGLYAVLVMLASVTIMAGRRDSAAAIWRYALALPLSSPGMSTMLVLAMAALALVLGQWTVLIPLVGASLPLFAAGWVIGHRLEALEAGTAKSPAATAPGQPKLG; encoded by the coding sequence ATGTATGACCATGAAACCGGCTGGGCCGGACGGGTCATGGGCTGGCTGAGGGCCTTGCTCAATCTTGTCCTGGTGAACTTGCTGTTCGTCGCAGGAACCGCGGCGGGGCTGCTGGTGCTCGGGTTCTTCCCCGCGGCCGTGGCGGCCCAGCACGTGCTGGCGGGCATGCGCGGCGGGTGCCGCGGGCAGCAGGTGGCCCGCGAATTTGCGCAGGAATACCTGGCCCAGTTCCGCCGTGCCAACCTGGTTGGCGCACCCTTCTGGGGAGTGGGGCTGCTGCTGTTCCTGGATGCGGGCGCCCTTGCCTCCGGGCATCTCTCCGGGCCGGGCACCGCCGTGCTGGCCGCACTGCTCCCGGCACTGGGGTTGTACGCCGTGCTGGTCATGCTGGCGTCCGTGACGATTATGGCCGGACGGCGGGATTCCGCGGCTGCCATCTGGCGGTATGCACTGGCGCTGCCCCTGTCCTCGCCGGGCATGAGCACCATGCTTGTCCTGGCCATGGCGGCCCTGGCGCTGGTCCTGGGGCAATGGACCGTGCTCATCCCGCTCGTGGGCGCATCCCTGCCCCTGTTTGCGGCCGGCTGGGTCATTGGGCACCGGCTCGAGGCGCTTGAGGCCGGCACGGCCAAATCCCCGGCCGCGACTGCGCCGGGCCAACCGAAACTGGGCTGA
- a CDS encoding alpha-N-arabinofuranosidase — MKEEATVTKASISIDRNLVVAPINRRIFGSFVEHLGRCVYDGIYEPTHATANEDGFRTDVVELVRELGTTTIRYPGGNFVSGFRWEDSVGPRENRPVRRDLAWHSIETNQVGMDEFARWLKLTDSELMLAVNLGTRGIEAALDLLEYTNHPSGTALSDQRIKNGTEDPHDVRIWCLGNEMDGPWQTGYMTADDYGKIAARTAQAMKTADRNLELVVCGSSGSSMPTFGDWERTVLEHSYEHVDYISCHAYYQERNGDLASYLASSLDMEYFIKTVVATADHVGNKLRSKKKIQLSFDEWNIWYLDEHKDSDEVNDEWREAPRQLEDVYSVADAVVLGNLLITLLKNHDRVTSASLAQLVNVIAPIMTEPGGAAWRQTTFFPFSVTSRLARGEVLDPRITVGSYATEAHGEAPLVDSVATVDGEAAAVFLVNRSTTDSIEVTIDASGLGATAITEAVTLHDADVYAKNTLADQERVGLKPLEGAVLSGGVLTVVLPPVSWSAVALAL; from the coding sequence ATGAAAGAGGAAGCAACAGTGACAAAGGCAAGCATCTCCATTGACCGGAATTTGGTCGTGGCACCCATCAACCGGCGCATCTTTGGCTCGTTCGTCGAGCATCTGGGACGGTGCGTCTATGACGGCATTTACGAACCCACCCACGCAACTGCCAACGAGGACGGCTTCCGCACTGACGTCGTCGAGCTTGTCAGGGAACTGGGCACCACCACCATCCGCTACCCCGGCGGCAACTTTGTCTCCGGCTTCCGCTGGGAGGACAGTGTGGGCCCGCGTGAGAACCGGCCCGTCCGCCGCGACCTGGCCTGGCACTCCATCGAAACCAACCAGGTGGGCATGGATGAATTTGCCCGCTGGCTGAAGCTGACGGACTCGGAACTGATGCTCGCCGTCAACCTGGGCACCCGGGGCATCGAGGCTGCACTTGACCTGCTGGAATACACCAACCATCCGTCCGGGACGGCCTTGAGCGACCAGCGCATCAAGAACGGCACGGAGGATCCCCACGATGTGCGGATCTGGTGCCTGGGCAACGAGATGGACGGGCCGTGGCAGACCGGATACATGACGGCCGACGACTACGGCAAGATCGCGGCGCGCACGGCCCAGGCCATGAAGACGGCCGACCGCAACCTGGAACTGGTGGTCTGCGGGTCCTCCGGCTCCTCCATGCCCACCTTCGGCGATTGGGAGCGGACCGTCCTCGAGCACAGCTACGAGCACGTCGACTACATCTCCTGCCACGCCTACTACCAGGAGCGCAACGGCGACCTGGCATCCTACCTGGCGTCCTCGCTGGACATGGAGTACTTCATCAAGACGGTAGTGGCCACGGCCGACCATGTGGGCAACAAGCTGCGCAGCAAGAAGAAGATCCAGCTTTCCTTTGACGAGTGGAACATCTGGTACCTCGACGAGCACAAGGACTCGGACGAGGTCAACGACGAGTGGCGTGAAGCCCCCCGCCAGCTCGAGGACGTCTACTCGGTGGCTGACGCCGTCGTGCTCGGCAACCTGCTGATTACGCTGCTCAAGAACCACGACCGGGTGACCTCCGCGTCCCTGGCGCAGCTGGTCAACGTCATCGCCCCCATCATGACCGAGCCCGGCGGTGCGGCCTGGCGCCAAACCACGTTCTTCCCGTTCTCCGTCACTTCGCGGCTGGCACGCGGCGAGGTGCTGGACCCGCGCATCACAGTGGGCAGCTACGCCACCGAAGCCCATGGCGAGGCGCCACTGGTTGACTCCGTTGCCACGGTCGACGGCGAAGCTGCCGCGGTTTTCCTGGTCAACCGCAGCACCACCGATTCCATCGAGGTCACGATCGACGCCTCAGGGCTCGGTGCCACGGCGATCACGGAGGCGGTGACCCTGCACGACGCCGACGTCTACGCAAAGAACACCCTGGCCGACCAGGAGAGGGTGGGCCTGAAGCCGTTGGAGGGCGCAGTGCTTTCCGGCGGCGTGCTCACGGTGGTCCTGCCGCCGGTGTCCTGGTCCGCCGTCGCACTGGCGTTGTAG
- a CDS encoding arabinan endo-1,5-alpha-L-arabinosidase codes for MRRAITLIAAALALAMGLSGCGAPAGESALHGDFYTHDPALVAGGGGEPWFVYSTGNGEEDDGNIQIRSSVDGATWERVGQVWETKPAWLKEAVPGVDNLWAPELYEHGGTWYLYYSASTFGSNRSVVALATNTTLDPSEPGYEWVDRGPVIASEGTDYNAIDPGIVEDGEGTPWMAFGSFHSGIRIVKLQWPDGLRADGAEPALVASRGDAVNAIEAPYILERDGWFYLFVSKGFCCRGLESTYSIAAGRSKSVTGPYVDANGVGLLDDGGTPVMEGAGDRAGPGGQSVSGGILAFHYYSQALDGAFRLGLVPLRWEDGWPVPDE; via the coding sequence ATGAGAAGGGCCATCACACTGATCGCAGCGGCCCTGGCCCTGGCCATGGGGCTCTCCGGCTGCGGTGCGCCCGCAGGGGAAAGTGCGCTCCACGGCGATTTCTACACCCACGACCCCGCCCTTGTGGCAGGTGGTGGCGGGGAGCCGTGGTTCGTTTACTCCACAGGGAACGGGGAGGAGGACGACGGGAACATCCAGATCCGGTCCTCCGTCGACGGGGCAACGTGGGAGCGGGTTGGCCAGGTGTGGGAGACGAAGCCGGCCTGGCTGAAGGAGGCCGTTCCGGGCGTGGACAACCTGTGGGCGCCGGAATTGTATGAACACGGCGGAACCTGGTACCTGTACTACTCGGCGTCGACGTTTGGCAGCAACCGCTCGGTGGTCGCGCTCGCCACGAACACCACGCTCGATCCCTCGGAGCCGGGTTATGAATGGGTGGACCGGGGCCCGGTCATCGCCTCCGAGGGGACGGACTACAACGCCATCGACCCGGGCATCGTGGAGGACGGCGAGGGGACGCCGTGGATGGCCTTCGGGTCCTTCCATTCCGGCATCCGCATCGTCAAGCTGCAGTGGCCCGACGGGTTGCGGGCCGACGGGGCCGAGCCGGCGCTGGTGGCCAGCCGCGGGGACGCCGTGAACGCCATTGAGGCGCCCTACATCCTGGAAAGGGACGGCTGGTTTTACCTGTTTGTCTCCAAGGGGTTCTGCTGCCGGGGACTGGAATCCACGTACAGCATTGCAGCCGGGCGCTCGAAATCAGTGACGGGGCCGTACGTGGATGCCAATGGCGTGGGGCTGCTGGACGACGGCGGCACGCCTGTCATGGAGGGTGCGGGGGACCGGGCAGGACCCGGCGGGCAGTCGGTGTCCGGAGGCATCCTGGCGTTCCACTACTATTCGCAGGCCCTCGACGGCGCTTTCCGGCTGGGGCTTGTCCCGCTGCGCTGGGAGGATGGCTGGCCTGTGCCCGACGAGTGA
- a CDS encoding IS1249 family transposase codes for MTVPKNHPRCGVCTKKLVKNGKTSAGRTRWRCKSCGASSTQSRVDVSKKAEFTAFLSWITGKDRQEAHAGSARTFRRQSAWCWTVPPTAVVSGEIHPQIMLDGTYFNDWCVLVAYTGNHVIAWQWCDREKNASWSALLQQIPAPAVAIVDGHKGLESALREHWPETKVQRCLFHIQQNIRTHLTMRPNLDAGKELLALAKALTPIQDLDQAAVWAGEFASWEARWESFLKTRTYAKKNGERPSHIGTNQQWWFTHLRLRRARGTLATVLKNGHLFTWLTAATNEHKIDRTTSPLEGGINAGLKHLLRDHRGLTDDHAKRAVDWYLYLHSESPKDPWTFVKPSHWQPQRKQSKTIEEPIGPALYDTAFSPEDGNGIQQGWGGRSR; via the coding sequence GTGACAGTTCCCAAGAATCACCCCAGGTGTGGTGTATGTACTAAGAAGCTCGTAAAGAATGGCAAGACCAGCGCGGGAAGAACTAGGTGGCGGTGCAAGTCCTGTGGTGCTTCCAGCACCCAGTCACGTGTCGATGTCAGCAAGAAAGCAGAGTTCACAGCGTTCCTGTCCTGGATCACCGGCAAGGACCGTCAGGAAGCCCATGCAGGCTCCGCACGCACCTTTAGGCGTCAGAGTGCCTGGTGCTGGACGGTGCCCCCTACAGCCGTCGTGAGCGGCGAAATACACCCCCAGATCATGCTTGACGGAACGTACTTCAACGACTGGTGCGTGCTGGTCGCCTACACCGGCAACCACGTCATCGCCTGGCAGTGGTGCGACAGAGAAAAGAATGCGTCCTGGTCTGCCCTGCTGCAACAAATCCCGGCACCTGCGGTCGCGATCGTTGACGGGCACAAAGGCCTGGAAAGTGCGCTGCGCGAGCACTGGCCAGAGACGAAGGTGCAACGGTGTCTTTTTCATATCCAGCAGAACATTCGAACACACCTCACGATGCGCCCAAACCTCGATGCCGGCAAGGAATTACTGGCACTAGCCAAGGCCCTGACACCGATCCAAGACCTTGACCAAGCCGCTGTCTGGGCCGGGGAATTCGCTTCCTGGGAAGCACGCTGGGAGTCCTTCTTGAAGACCCGAACCTACGCGAAGAAGAACGGCGAGAGGCCCTCCCATATCGGCACGAACCAGCAATGGTGGTTTACACATCTACGCCTGCGTCGGGCCCGCGGAACACTGGCCACGGTATTGAAAAATGGGCACCTGTTCACTTGGCTCACCGCCGCCACCAACGAGCACAAGATCGACCGCACCACCAGCCCCTTGGAAGGCGGAATCAATGCCGGTCTCAAGCACCTTCTACGCGATCACCGTGGTCTCACCGACGACCACGCCAAACGAGCCGTTGACTGGTACCTCTACCTCCACAGCGAGTCTCCGAAAGACCCCTGGACGTTCGTGAAACCCAGCCACTGGCAGCCCCAAAGAAAACAAAGCAAAACCATCGAAGAGCCCATCGGGCCAGCCCTCTACGACACAGCCTTCAGCCCCGAAGACGGGAACGGAATCCAACAAGGATGGGGCGGAAGAAGCCGATGA
- a CDS encoding exonuclease domain-containing protein, with translation MGTVTVHAFKACTGPCIPYDYWPKATFHTHILAANPFTAIDFETANNFRASACAVGMTKVRAGVVVEQVSWLMKPLPGFDDFHPVNVGIHGITAAQVRNMPDWRGIHGPMLDFIGADALVGHNVSFEKSVISKANEACGLPAPAFDFHCTLNLARQHLVLDHYTLSDVVGALALPAFNHHDAGDDARASALIAIELARRNGASSLGALWPGESRPRVPAYYSPGYTRKVSELPKANPDANPYGPLFGQTIVFSGDLAAMPRADAQDAAAAKGAVIANGATKKVTLVVSADAGGSGRQSAKVRRAHELAAAGQDIKVISELQFLRLLAFK, from the coding sequence TTGGGAACTGTCACCGTACATGCTTTCAAAGCATGTACAGGGCCCTGCATCCCATATGATTACTGGCCAAAAGCCACTTTTCATACACACATTCTGGCCGCTAACCCATTTACTGCGATCGACTTTGAAACCGCCAACAACTTCCGGGCCTCGGCCTGCGCCGTGGGCATGACCAAGGTGCGGGCCGGCGTGGTGGTTGAGCAAGTGTCCTGGCTCATGAAGCCGCTGCCCGGCTTTGACGACTTCCACCCCGTCAACGTGGGCATCCACGGCATTACAGCCGCCCAGGTGCGGAACATGCCGGATTGGCGGGGCATCCACGGGCCCATGCTGGACTTCATTGGCGCCGACGCGCTGGTGGGCCACAACGTCAGCTTTGAGAAGTCGGTGATTTCCAAGGCGAACGAGGCCTGCGGGCTTCCCGCCCCGGCCTTTGACTTCCACTGCACCTTGAACCTGGCCAGGCAGCACCTGGTGCTGGACCACTACACGTTGTCGGACGTTGTGGGTGCGCTGGCGCTTCCGGCCTTTAACCACCACGACGCCGGCGACGACGCGCGCGCCAGCGCGTTGATTGCCATTGAACTCGCCAGGCGCAACGGTGCCTCAAGTCTGGGCGCCTTGTGGCCCGGCGAATCAAGGCCGCGGGTGCCCGCCTATTACTCTCCGGGCTACACGCGCAAGGTGTCGGAACTGCCGAAAGCCAACCCGGATGCGAACCCTTACGGTCCGCTCTTTGGCCAGACCATTGTGTTCAGCGGGGACCTGGCTGCCATGCCGCGTGCGGACGCCCAGGACGCTGCGGCGGCCAAGGGTGCGGTGATCGCCAACGGCGCCACCAAAAAGGTCACGCTGGTGGTCAGTGCGGATGCCGGGGGATCAGGCCGGCAGAGCGCCAAGGTCAGGCGCGCCCATGAGCTGGCCGCGGCGGGCCAGGACATCAAGGTCATCAGCGAGCTGCAGTTCCTGCGCCTGCTGGCCTTCAAGTAG
- a CDS encoding IclR family transcriptional regulator, whose translation MLAEPVKGNEARGHGSPAPAVTRAAAVLDALAGCETGRLTLSDLARELGIPKSSTSNLLQALEDAELITRVGSDYALGVRLVELGAAYLSRRDEVREFYRFCEAAPVLKGETVRIAMLDGGNVIYLARYEGHPAVRLTSNIGDKMPVSLCAVGKVLVAKLHDHDLDQQFPDESPLPVLTPNSLRTGRELKEQIGAIRQQGYAFEDEESTLGVVSLAVAVPTRGSHGPSLGVSVTALKATFSDGQRDAMVAELTELTKMLGNPMG comes from the coding sequence ATTCTTGCCGAGCCCGTCAAGGGCAATGAGGCGCGGGGTCACGGTTCTCCCGCCCCGGCCGTCACCCGTGCCGCGGCCGTGCTGGACGCGCTGGCCGGCTGTGAAACGGGGCGGCTGACGCTCAGCGACCTGGCCCGGGAGCTGGGCATCCCCAAGTCCTCGACCTCAAACCTGCTGCAGGCCCTCGAGGACGCAGAGCTGATTACCCGGGTCGGGTCCGACTATGCCCTGGGCGTTCGGCTGGTGGAGCTCGGTGCCGCATACCTCAGCCGCCGCGACGAAGTGCGGGAGTTCTACCGTTTCTGCGAGGCCGCACCTGTGCTCAAGGGCGAGACGGTGCGCATCGCCATGCTTGACGGCGGAAACGTCATCTACCTGGCCCGCTATGAAGGCCACCCGGCCGTCCGGTTGACCTCAAACATCGGCGACAAGATGCCGGTCTCCCTGTGCGCGGTGGGCAAGGTGCTGGTGGCGAAGCTGCACGACCATGACCTGGACCAGCAGTTTCCCGACGAATCCCCCCTGCCCGTCCTGACGCCCAATTCGCTGCGGACGGGGCGTGAGCTGAAGGAGCAAATCGGCGCCATCCGCCAGCAGGGCTATGCGTTTGAGGACGAGGAGTCGACCCTGGGCGTGGTCAGCCTGGCGGTGGCCGTGCCAACGCGCGGCTCGCACGGCCCCAGCCTGGGCGTTTCCGTCACGGCGCTCAAGGCGACGTTTTCGGACGGCCAGCGGGATGCCATGGTGGCCGAGCTGACCGAACTGACCAAAATGCTGGGAAATCCCATGGGCTAG
- a CDS encoding MFS transporter, translating to MNSDADKVDPDQLRRATLASSVGSALEYYDFYIYGLASALIFGPLFFAPLGDTGALIASFATYGVGFAARPFGGLIFGYIGDRFGRKQVLLLTIGLMGGASFAIGLLPTYEQAGMVGAILLVTMRIVQGLGAGAEQAGATTLISEVAPRKRRGFFAALPFVGIQVGTLLGAGTFALLGMANPEVLEGWLWRVPFLASILLIGVAVYIRLKLKETPVFQELEKHKNVTKNPLGSLWRTSKKNVLIGIGLRMGENGNSSIYSTLLVGFMAAKGGVFEGDKFIGPVGLLIAAGFAAVMVITFGAISDRIGRVKVYRYGALFQLLFAFPAFYLITLGHVWLVWAVMVVGISIGVQSMLGPQCAMLPELFGSTHRFTGVAMSREISAVFAGGIAPIVGVALLAATNHSWLVLAVYSAVLAGISFFTTFVTPETVGRDLNLVEDAS from the coding sequence GTGAATTCCGACGCCGACAAGGTGGATCCGGACCAGCTTCGCCGGGCCACACTGGCCAGTTCGGTCGGCTCTGCGCTGGAGTACTACGACTTTTACATATACGGCCTGGCCTCTGCCTTGATCTTTGGCCCGCTCTTCTTCGCCCCGCTCGGCGACACAGGTGCGTTGATCGCCTCCTTCGCCACGTACGGCGTCGGCTTCGCCGCCCGCCCCTTCGGCGGACTCATCTTTGGCTACATCGGCGACCGCTTCGGCCGCAAGCAGGTCCTGCTGCTCACCATTGGCCTCATGGGTGGTGCGTCCTTCGCCATCGGCCTGCTGCCCACCTACGAGCAGGCAGGCATGGTGGGAGCCATCCTCCTGGTGACCATGCGCATCGTGCAGGGCCTGGGCGCCGGCGCCGAACAGGCCGGCGCTACAACCCTGATCTCCGAGGTGGCCCCGCGCAAGCGACGCGGCTTCTTCGCCGCGCTGCCCTTCGTGGGCATCCAGGTGGGCACGCTGCTGGGTGCCGGAACCTTCGCGCTGCTTGGCATGGCCAACCCCGAGGTCCTGGAAGGCTGGCTGTGGCGCGTTCCGTTCCTGGCCAGCATCCTGCTGATCGGCGTCGCCGTGTACATCCGCCTCAAGCTCAAGGAAACCCCTGTCTTCCAGGAACTGGAGAAGCACAAGAACGTCACCAAGAACCCGCTGGGCTCGCTGTGGCGCACCTCCAAGAAGAACGTGCTGATCGGCATCGGCCTGCGCATGGGTGAAAACGGCAACTCCAGCATCTACTCCACCCTCCTGGTTGGCTTCATGGCCGCCAAGGGCGGCGTGTTTGAAGGGGACAAGTTCATCGGCCCCGTGGGCCTGCTGATCGCGGCAGGATTCGCCGCCGTCATGGTCATCACCTTCGGTGCCATCTCCGACCGCATTGGCCGCGTCAAGGTCTACCGCTACGGCGCACTCTTCCAGCTGCTCTTCGCCTTCCCTGCGTTCTACCTCATCACCCTGGGCCATGTCTGGCTCGTCTGGGCGGTCATGGTGGTGGGCATCTCCATCGGCGTGCAGTCCATGCTTGGCCCGCAGTGCGCCATGCTCCCCGAGCTCTTCGGCTCAACCCACCGCTTCACCGGCGTCGCCATGAGCCGCGAAATCTCGGCCGTGTTCGCCGGCGGCATTGCGCCGATTGTTGGTGTGGCCCTGTTGGCTGCCACGAACCACTCCTGGCTGGTGTTGGCCGTGTACTCCGCGGTGCTTGCAGGCATCTCCTTCTTCACCACGTTCGTCACTCCCGAAACCGTGGGCCGCGACCTCAACCTGGTTGAGGACGCCTCCTAA